The segment CTCGCGAAGCCGCCTCGACGCCTCGGTCAGATCGAGCGCCGCCCTGGGCATGATGCGCTCAGCTTACTCTCTCTCCGCGAGACCGCCACGGGCCGGCATGGCCGCTCGTGCTCCAGCATCGCGACCGACGCTTGCGCGAGAATCCGTAGAGGCTCGGCGACCGTCATGGGCGCTTCCAGAAAAAGCCGGGAAGGTGTAAGAACGTTGCCGGTCGCAAGTCTCGTGGAGGTGGACAATGGACCTCGACGTCCAGGTGAAGATGGCGGTCTACGGACATTTCGCCGAGACCGGTCAGAGGCCTTCGCCGCACGATGTCGCGGAGCGAACGGGGCTCGGCGCCTCGACCGTGATCGACGCGTACCGGCGACTTCGATCGAGCCGGGTGCTCGTCCTCGAGGACGACGGTACGTCGATCCGGATGGCCCCGCCGTTCTCCGGGGTGCCCACCGAGCACGTCGTCCACTCGGGCGGCATCCGGTACTTCGCGAACTGCGCGTGGGACGCGCTCGGGGTGCCGTCGGCGCTCGAGGCGCCCGCCACGGTGCTTTCGCGTTGCGCACAATCGGGTGAGCCCCTGCGCCTCGACGTGGGCCTCGAGGGTCCGGAGGCCTCGGACTGGCTGTTCCACTGCCTCGTCCCGGCGTCGAAGTGGTGGGACGACATCGTCTTCACCTGACGCAACATGCTCCTCTTCCGGTCGGAGGAAAGGGTCCGAGAGTGGTGCGCGGCGCGCGGGGCACCCGTCCGTCCCCTCGTCGCCATCCCGCAGCTTTGGGCGCTCGCCACGACGTGGTACAGGACCCGGCTCAGGGCGGACTCGCGACGGCCGCAGCCGGACGAGATGCGGAGGATCTTCGCGAGCCTCGGCCTCGAGGGGGAGTTCTGGGATCCCCGGTCGGACCGTTTCGGTTAGGCTCACGCCCGGACGCGGGACGACGATTCGTTCGGGCGAGTCCACGCGCGGCGCCGCGTTCCGCCCTCGCTCAGTTCCCCAGCCGCTCTCGGATCCTGCGAATCCCCTCGGCGAGCGTCTCCTCCCGCTTGCAGAAGGCGAAGCGCACCAGGTGCCGGAAGGGGGCCGGGTCCTCGCAAAACGCGGTGACCGGGATCGCGGCCACGCCGGCGCGCGCGGGAAGGCCGCGGCAGAAAGCGTCCGCGTCGTCGAATCCGAGGGGCCGGATGTCGGCGATGACGAAATAGGTTCCCGCCGGACGGTGCACGGCGAGGCCCGCGTCCTCGAGGCCTTCACAGAGTCGGTCACGGCGGCCGCGATACGTGGCCACGAAGTCCCGGAAGTAGCCGTCATCCGCGAATAGCGCCGCCGCGATCGCGTGCTGGAACGGCGTCGAGGTGCAGAACGTGACGAACTGGTGGGCGGCGCGGATCGCCGCGGAGAGCGGGGGAGGCGCGCACGCGAAGCCGATCTTCCAGCCGGTGAGGCTGAACGTCTTCCCGGACGACGAGATCATCACGGTCCGCTCCCGCATCCCGGGGAGCGCCGCGAGGGGGAGGTGCTCCCCCTCGAACACGAGGTGCTCGTACACCTCGTCGGTGACGGCGATCAGTTCCCGATCGCGGCAGACCGCGGCGATCGCCTGAAGCTCCTGTCGCGAGAAGACCTTGCCCAACGGGTTCTGCGGGGTGTTCAGCAAGAGGAGGCGCGCC is part of the Terriglobia bacterium genome and harbors:
- a CDS encoding alkylmercury lyase family protein codes for the protein MDLDVQVKMAVYGHFAETGQRPSPHDVAERTGLGASTVIDAYRRLRSSRVLVLEDDGTSIRMAPPFSGVPTEHVVHSGGIRYFANCAWDALGVPSALEAPATVLSRCAQSGEPLRLDVGLEGPEASDWLFHCLVPASKWWDDIVFT
- a CDS encoding alkylmercury lyase family protein; protein product: MLLFRSEERVREWCAARGAPVRPLVAIPQLWALATTWYRTRLRADSRRPQPDEMRRIFASLGLEGEFWDPRSDRFG
- a CDS encoding aminotransferase class I/II-fold pyridoxal phosphate-dependent enzyme, producing MSHRPPQNRRLSRFGTSIFSEMTRLALEHGAVNLGQGYPDFDGPGFVKEAAIAAIRAGENQYCRSFGVPALNRAVAAHRERFYGLAYDPDAEVTIFSGATEAIFATVQALCEPGDEAIVFDPAYDSYRPSLALAGATVRTVPLAPPDFALDPGALARAAGARARLLLLNTPQNPLGKVFSRQELQAIAAVCRDRELIAVTDEVYEHLVFEGEHLPLAALPGMRERTVMISSSGKTFSLTGWKIGFACAPPPLSAAIRAAHQFVTFCTSTPFQHAIAAALFADDGYFRDFVATYRGRRDRLCEGLEDAGLAVHRPAGTYFVIADIRPLGFDDADAFCRGLPARAGVAAIPVTAFCEDPAPFRHLVRFAFCKREETLAEGIRRIRERLGN